The Apium graveolens cultivar Ventura chromosome 3, ASM990537v1, whole genome shotgun sequence sequence attttatttatgactTTTCTTTATGATGAAAAGATTATTACCaactaaataaaaaaatataaagatAAAAAATTTCCTAAGTGAGTTAAATTAAAATATCTTAAAACAATTATGGTACTAATTTTATTGAGTCTCAAATAAATCATTACTAGAGTTTAAATCTAACAAAATAATTTTACTAGATAAAATAATATAGTATTCTAAATAAATTAATTAGCtactccaattttataaaaaaaataaatctataaaattaatgactaataattattaTCAATAAAATTAGGGATCTCCGCACacgcaataatttttttttaaacgACTAATAAAATTTTCTAAGAATTAATTCTAGcctcaaattttattttattttattatttattcatttatttatttatccatttattatttttatccgggTACAAAAGCAAAATTTCTCTAGAgctaaaatttataaaaaaaaattttgAGGCGGTCCAAATAAAGTTAGAATATTACTTGTGTTTtgtcggtcgttacattctcccttCCTTATaggattccgtccccggaatcACTCTCGTCGCTGAATAGAAACGGGTACTTGTTGCGCATCTCACTGTCCAGTTCCCAAGTCGCTTCTTTAGTTGCGTGATTTTGCCATAACACTTTGACCAAAGGTGTATTCTTCTTTTTTAATTCTTGTACTTTTCGATCTATAATTTCCACCGGTTGCTCTTCATAAGTCAAATTAGATTTTACCTCAATCGGCTCGTACTTAAGGACATGGCGATTATCTTGATGATCTTTCTTTAGGACAGATATATGAAATACGTCGTGAATATGTTGTAGATCTGGTGGTAATGTCAATTGATAAGAGACTGATCCGACCCTCTTtaagatttcaaaaggtccaataaATCGAGGGCTCAATTTGCCTTTCTTACCAAATCTCATCACACCCTTCCAAGGGGAAATCTTTAATAAAACCTTTTCTCCAATTTCAAATTCCTTatcttttcttccttgattcGCGTACTTTCTCTGTCGGTCTTGATCAGCCACTAACCTTTTACGGATATTTTCAATGGATTGTTTAGTCTGTTGGATCATTTCTGGGCCTAATAACTTGctttctccaacttcatcccaacaaaCCGGTGAGCGACACTTCCTTCCATATAATGCCTCATAAGGAGCCATACCTATACTTGAATGATAGTTATTATTATAGGTGAACTCAACTAAAGGTAAATGGTCATCCCAACTCCCATTGAAATCCAAAGTGCAAGCTcttaacatatcctctagtgtttgaatcgtcctttcactttgtccatccgtctgtggatgataagcggtgctcatactAAGTCTTGTACCAAGGCATTCCTGAAAGCTTTTCCAAAACTTCGATGTGAATCTGGcatctctatctgacactatagacacagggactccatgtcGAGTCACTATTTCCTTTAAATATAGAGTCACCAATTTCTCAATTGTGTACCTTTCATTTATTGGTAGGAAATGTGCTGATTTAGTGAGTCGGTCCactataacccatatggcgtcatgattggctcTAGTTTGAGGTAaacctaccacaaaatccattgtaATATGCTCCCACTTCGACTCGGGAATTTCTAGAGGTTGCAAAagtccacttggcctttgatgttcagCTTTTACCTGTTGACATGTCAAGCACCTACTAACTCATTCTGCAATCTCTCTTTTCATATTGGGCCACCAATAGTTTTGCTTAATGTCctgatacatttttgtgcttcctggatgaattgaATAACGTGAGTTATGGGCTTCATTCATGATCTCATGTTTCAACTCTTCAACATTCGGAATCCAGATTCGTGAGGCAAATCTTTTAATTCCTTTTTCATCTTTTGAACTTCGAAGTTCTTCTCCTGTCAACTCAGACCTTCTTTCTTCTAAAAACTTTTCTTGACATCTACGTATCTTCTCAATTAGTTCTGGTTGTACATGAATCTCAAATACGTGCTCTTTAGCTTGGACTGGAATCTTGACTTCTAATTCCATCTTCTCGAACTCCCTGATCAGCTCTTCCAAAGTAATCAACATCTTAagtctttcttttctactcaaagCGTCTGCAAcgacatttgcctttccagggtGATAGTTTATCGTGCAATCGTAGTCCTTTATCAATTCCAACCAAcatctttgtctcatattcagcTCTTTCTGGGTGAAaatgtacttcagacttttatggtcagtgtagatctcgcacttttccccgtataaataatgtctccaaatcttaagcgtaaacactatggctgctaattccagatcgtGCGTTGGGTACCTAGTCTCATATTCCTTTAGTTGTCGAGAAGCGTAGGCAATTACTTTCCCATTTTACATTAAAACGCAACCTAGGCCTTTATGTGACGCGTCACtgtaaattacaaagtttccttTCTCATCGGGTAAGGTTAAAACTGGTGCAGATATTAATCTCTTCTtgagttcttgaaaactctcttcacatTTTGGGGTTCATTCAAACTTCTCGCTCTTTCTTGTGAGTTTGGTCAACGGAGTGGATATTTTGGAAAAATCTTTGACGAACCTTCGATAGTAACcagctaatccaagaaaactcctTACTTCAGTTGGTGTCTTTGGTCGTTCCCAATTTGCAACCGCTTCCACCTTTTCAGGGTCAACAGAAATTCCTTCACGACTTACTATATGACCTAAGAATTGCACTTTCtccaaccaaaactcgcattttgaaaatttagcatacaacttttcTTTCCTTAAGATATACAAAGTCAATCTAAGGTGTTCCGCATGCTCATGAGGTGTCTTGGAGTATATCAAGATGTCATCAGtaaatacaattacaaacttgcccaggtacttcttgaacactctattcattagatccataaaggcagctggcgcattcgtcaatccaaatggcatgactaaaaattcgtaatgtccgtATCGAGTCCTAAAAGCGGTCTTTAgaatatcttcaggcttgatttttagttgatgatatcatgaccttaagtcaatctttgaaaagtgagcagctccttttagttgatcgaaCAAGTCATCAATCCTTGGCAGTGGATATTTGTTCTTTATTGTCATCTTATTTAATTCGCGATAATCGATACACAACCGCATGgatccatctttcttctttacaaatagtAAAGGTGCTCCCCAAGGAGACACACTAGGACGAATCACTCCCTTTTCTAGCAGCTCTTATAGTTGGGtcgccaattccttcatttcaatgGGTGCCATCCTAAAAGGTGCTTTAGAAATAGGTTGTGTTCCTGGAGCAAGGTCGATCGTGAATTCTATCTCCCTATCAGGGGGCAATCCCGGTAATTCTTCCGGAAAGACATCTTCAAATTCATTAACCACAGGAATTTCTTTGATCTTAGGGGTGTGCTTTTCTATGTCTATTACGTgagctaaataagcttgacatccttgccGAAGGAATCTCTTTACTTCCATCATGGTTAAGAACTTCTTCCTTTGTTTTCGTCCATGCATCATTACTCGTTTACCCTTTGGCTTTTTCACACTTACTCGCTTTCGTCGACAATTAATTTGTGCATCATATTTaactaaccaatccattcctaaaatcacgtcaaattctcctaacttaaaaggaatgaGATCAGCAGTAAAATGTTGTCCACATATTTCTATGTCACAATTTTGACATACTTGATCAATATTGACAACTTCCTGGTTTGCTACTTCTATGGCCATAACTTCTTCTAACGTAGTTGACTCGATGCCCAACTTACTCATAAAGTTCAAAGATATAAAAGATCTTGTAGCACCGGAATCAATTAAAATACATGCATCTTCAGAATTAACTAGAAgcgtacctgctatcacatcatTATCAGCAACGGCATCTTTAACCATCATATTGAAAGTGCGTGCAGTAGGCTTGTTGCTTGGAGGTGCC is a genomic window containing:
- the LOC141713879 gene encoding uncharacterized protein LOC141713879, with protein sequence MAPYEALYGRKCRSPVCWDEVGESKLLGPEMIQQTKQSIENIRKRLVADQDRQRKYANQGRKDKEFEIGEKVLLKISPWKGVMRFGKKGKLSPRFIGPFEILKRVGSVSYQLTLPPDLQHIHDVFHISVLKKDHQDNRHVLKYEPIEVKSNLTYEEQPVEIIDRKVQELKKKNTPLVKVLWQNHATKEATWELDSEMRNKYPFLFSDESDSGDGIL